The Rhizobium sp. WSM4643 genome contains the following window.
CAACATCCTCGGCACCGGCCATGCCGTGCGCATCGCAACCGTCGTCAACTTCCCCTCGGGCGATATGGAAGTGGCCGATGTCGCCGCCGAAGCGCGTGAGGCGATTGCCGATGGCGCCGATGAGATCGATCTGGTCATCCCCTACCGCAAGCTGCTCGCCGGCAATGAGAAGGCGGTGACCGACATGGTCAAGGCCGTGCGCGCCGAATGCACCGGCCCCGTCGTCCTGAAGGTCATCATAGAGGCCGGCGAGTTGAAGGATGCGGCATTGATCCGCCGTGCCTCTGAACTCGCCATCGAGGCCGGTGCAGATTTCATCAAGACCTCCACCGGCAAGGTCGCCGTCAACGCGACGCTCGAAGCCGCCGACATCATGATCCGGACTATTCGTGAAAGTGGGCGCAAGGTCGGCTTCAAGCCGGCTGGCGGCATCGGCTCGGTGGCGGATGCGGCGCTCTACCTCAGCCTTGCCGAAACCATCATGACGCCGGACTGGGCGATGCCGTCAACGTTCCGCTTCGGCGCTTCCGGCCTGCTCGACGATATCCTGGCGGTTCTGAGCGGAACACAGTCGGCACCGGCT
Protein-coding sequences here:
- the deoC gene encoding deoxyribose-phosphate aldolase yields the protein MNSHSNRETAAVALSLLDLTNLKDDCTEAQIDALCARAQTPYGNSAAICIWPRFVAQARNILGTGHAVRIATVVNFPSGDMEVADVAAEAREAIADGADEIDLVIPYRKLLAGNEKAVTDMVKAVRAECTGPVVLKVIIEAGELKDAALIRRASELAIEAGADFIKTSTGKVAVNATLEAADIMIRTIRESGRKVGFKPAGGIGSVADAALYLSLAETIMTPDWAMPSTFRFGASGLLDDILAVLSGTQSAPAAASSY